In Erythrolamprus reginae isolate rEryReg1 chromosome 10, rEryReg1.hap1, whole genome shotgun sequence, one DNA window encodes the following:
- the HRK gene encoding activator of apoptosis harakiri: MCPCALPGRPSAGCLCSGGGGGGGGNGTSSSSSGIPISPGRARVSGAQLTAARLQAIGDELQARTAGRRAARNRRASAASTGLATSLALLAALAWLSRRGRM, from the coding sequence ATGTGCCCTTGTGCCCTGCCCGGCCGCCCCTCGGCCGGCTGTTTGTGCAGCGGCggcggaggtggaggcggcggcaacggtaccagtagcagcagcagcggcatccCCATCAGCCCGGGCCGGGCGCGCGTCTCCGGGGCGCAGCTGACGGCGGCGCGCCTCCAGGCCATCGGCGATGAGCTCCAGGCGCGGACGGCGGGGCGGAGGGCGGCCAGGAACCGCCGCGCCTCCGCCGCCTCCACCGGGCTGGCCACCTCGCTGGCGCTGCTGGCCGCCCTGGCCTGGCTGAGCCGCCGGGGGCGCATGTAG